Proteins co-encoded in one Spirosoma endbachense genomic window:
- the recO gene encoding DNA repair protein RecO encodes MLQKTRGIALSYIRYRETSIIARVYTEEFGLQSYIVNSVRTARSKNNKIALFQPLTLLEMVVYNKHDRDLHRLSEIKTSHPFQSLPFEVSKSTIAMFVTEMLNKVLKEEASSPVLFRFLVDSVLFLEEARTNYENFHLTFLLKLSFFLGFGPESAREFESQLRENSYPFLPDDEMDAALNSMLRQPYGTAIRISRSARNELLDALVAYYQIHIDSIGEVKSLPVLREVLG; translated from the coding sequence ATGCTGCAAAAAACACGGGGTATTGCCCTTAGTTATATTCGTTACCGCGAAACGTCCATTATTGCCCGCGTTTATACCGAAGAGTTTGGTTTACAAAGCTATATTGTCAATAGCGTTCGAACGGCCCGGAGTAAAAACAATAAAATAGCTCTGTTTCAGCCGTTAACGTTGCTCGAGATGGTCGTTTATAACAAGCACGACCGCGATCTGCACCGGCTTTCGGAGATCAAGACCAGCCATCCGTTTCAGAGCCTGCCTTTTGAGGTAAGTAAGTCAACGATTGCGATGTTCGTAACGGAAATGCTGAATAAAGTGCTGAAAGAAGAAGCGAGCAGCCCGGTATTGTTCCGGTTTCTGGTCGATTCAGTACTATTCCTGGAAGAGGCCCGTACGAACTACGAAAACTTCCACCTGACCTTTCTACTGAAACTTTCGTTTTTTCTGGGATTTGGTCCCGAAAGTGCCCGCGAATTCGAGAGCCAGCTCCGGGAAAACTCCTATCCGTTCTTACCCGACGATGAGATGGATGCTGCGCTCAATAGCATGCTTCGCCAGCCCTATGGAACGGCAATCCGGATTTCGCGCTCGGCCCGAAACGAACTGCTGGATGCCCTGGTGGCTTATTATCAGATTCATATCGACTCAATCGGCGAGGTAAAGTCGTTGCCCGTATTGAGGGAGGTGCTGGGATAA
- the lptB gene encoding LPS export ABC transporter ATP-binding protein, whose protein sequence is MILRTENLIKKYGSRLVNNNVSYQVAQGEIVGLLGPNGAGKTTSFYMAVGLVKPNSGKVFIDDIDVTDLPMYKRARLGLGYLAQEASVFRDLSVEENVLAVLEMSDLPKNQRKEKVEELLAEFSLTHVRKSKGKVLSGGERRRTEIARALAVDPKFILLDEPFAGVDPIAVEDIQSIVAKLKHRNIGILITDHNVNETLSITDRAYLLFEGKILKQGTAEELASDEQVRRLYLGQHFELKRKV, encoded by the coding sequence ATGATTCTTAGAACTGAAAATTTAATAAAGAAATACGGGTCGCGGCTGGTCAACAATAACGTGTCGTATCAGGTGGCCCAGGGTGAAATTGTAGGGTTGCTCGGCCCAAATGGTGCCGGGAAGACTACCTCGTTCTACATGGCTGTTGGTTTGGTGAAGCCCAATAGTGGTAAGGTTTTTATTGATGATATCGATGTTACAGACCTGCCTATGTATAAACGGGCACGACTCGGCCTTGGCTATCTGGCGCAGGAAGCATCTGTCTTTCGGGATCTATCGGTCGAAGAAAACGTACTGGCCGTACTCGAAATGAGCGACTTGCCAAAAAATCAACGCAAAGAAAAAGTAGAAGAGCTGCTCGCTGAGTTTAGCCTGACGCATGTTCGCAAGAGCAAAGGCAAGGTGCTCTCCGGGGGCGAACGCCGACGCACCGAAATTGCCCGTGCGCTGGCTGTTGATCCTAAGTTTATTCTGCTCGATGAGCCCTTCGCGGGTGTCGACCCGATTGCCGTAGAAGACATTCAGAGCATTGTCGCCAAATTGAAGCACCGCAACATCGGCATTCTCATTACTGATCACAACGTGAATGAAACGCTCTCGATCACTGACCGGGCCTACCTGCTCTTTGAGGGTAAAATTCTAAAGCAAGGCACTGCCGAAGAACTGGCCAGTGATGAACAGGTTCGGCGGCTTTATCTGGGTCAGCATTTTGAGCTAAAGCGTAAAGTTTAA
- a CDS encoding Nif3-like dinuclear metal center hexameric protein, with translation MTQIRELTNYLEALAPLAYQESYDNSGLIIGDPTTELTGVLVTLDATEAVVDEAIAKGCNLVVAHHPIVFKGLKKLNGKNYVERTVIRAIKNDIAIYAAHTNLDNVVGGVNFKIAEKLNLQNVQVLAPKSQVLSKLVTFVPVADTQRILDALYAAGAGQIGDYKNCSFRVSGTGTYQPGQTAQPAIGEVGEYHEEAENRIEVIIPTHQQGQLLAALRQAHPYEEVAYYLTALDNKNQEVGSGAVGDLPEPLDGQSWLSYLKDRMNLNLIRYTPLPAHPIRRVAVCGGVGSFLLPDALRANADVFVTADYKYHEFFDADGRIVICDIGHYESEVFTKELISQHLAKKFITFAVILSETDTNPVSYY, from the coding sequence ATGACGCAAATTCGTGAACTGACCAATTATCTTGAAGCATTGGCACCACTTGCCTATCAGGAGTCCTACGATAACTCCGGTTTGATCATTGGCGATCCTACTACCGAACTAACGGGCGTTCTGGTTACGCTGGATGCGACTGAGGCTGTTGTAGACGAGGCTATTGCTAAAGGCTGTAACCTGGTTGTGGCTCACCATCCGATTGTCTTTAAAGGGCTTAAGAAACTCAACGGAAAAAACTACGTTGAACGAACGGTCATCAGGGCCATCAAAAATGACATTGCGATTTATGCCGCCCATACAAACCTGGATAACGTGGTTGGTGGCGTTAATTTCAAGATTGCGGAAAAGCTGAATCTACAGAATGTACAGGTACTGGCACCTAAATCGCAGGTGTTGAGTAAACTGGTCACGTTTGTTCCTGTGGCCGATACGCAACGAATTCTGGACGCGCTTTATGCCGCCGGAGCGGGTCAGATAGGCGACTACAAAAATTGTAGTTTTCGCGTAAGCGGCACTGGAACCTACCAGCCGGGCCAAACCGCACAACCAGCAATTGGTGAGGTAGGCGAATACCACGAAGAGGCTGAAAACCGGATCGAGGTTATCATTCCGACGCATCAGCAGGGGCAATTGTTGGCGGCTCTTAGACAGGCCCATCCGTATGAGGAGGTCGCTTATTATTTAACCGCATTAGATAATAAAAATCAGGAAGTTGGTTCGGGAGCCGTTGGCGATTTGCCGGAGCCACTGGATGGTCAGTCCTGGCTAAGCTACTTGAAAGACAGGATGAATCTTAACCTGATTCGATACACACCATTACCCGCACACCCAATCAGGCGTGTAGCGGTATGTGGGGGCGTCGGGAGCTTTTTACTGCCCGATGCCTTACGAGCAAACGCCGATGTTTTTGTGACGGCAGACTATAAATACCACGAATTTTTCGATGCCGATGGGCGCATTGTCATCTGCGATATTGGTCATTATGAAAGTGAAGTCTTTACAAAAGAGTTAATTAGCCAGCATTTGGCAAAAAAATTCATTACTTTTGCGGTAATTTTATCAGAAACTGACACTAATCCGGTTAGCTATTACTAA
- a CDS encoding zinc ribbon domain-containing protein: MELTIAQKLDALLKLQSLDSQLDELIKIRGGLPEEVRDLEDDIAGFETRIGKFQAEIKTLEDDIERNRVAKKDAEKLITKYKDQQMNVRNNREFDAISKEIELQSLEIELADKRINEAQFRVRGKEEEIKTTQAALNERKEDLKAKKQELDQITSESQEEEKEIIKQRDQQATTIEPRLLNSYNKIRSNALNGLAVVMVKRGACGGCFNVVPPQRQADIKDKKKIIVCEHCGRIFADVEGVPEPAPVGRGR, translated from the coding sequence ATGGAACTGACGATTGCGCAAAAATTAGACGCTCTTCTTAAACTGCAATCCCTTGACTCTCAACTAGACGAACTCATAAAAATTCGCGGTGGTCTGCCCGAAGAGGTCCGTGATCTGGAAGATGATATTGCCGGATTCGAAACTCGGATAGGTAAGTTCCAGGCTGAAATCAAGACGTTGGAAGACGATATTGAGCGCAACCGGGTTGCCAAGAAAGACGCCGAAAAGCTGATTACCAAATACAAAGATCAGCAAATGAACGTGCGCAACAACCGCGAATTCGATGCCATCTCCAAAGAAATCGAATTGCAATCGCTCGAAATCGAACTAGCCGATAAACGAATCAACGAAGCACAATTTCGGGTTCGGGGCAAGGAAGAAGAAATTAAGACTACGCAGGCTGCGCTTAACGAACGGAAAGAAGATCTGAAGGCAAAGAAGCAGGAACTGGATCAGATTACGTCGGAAAGCCAGGAAGAGGAAAAGGAGATTATCAAGCAGCGCGACCAGCAGGCAACAACCATCGAACCGCGCTTATTGAACTCATACAATAAAATCCGGAGCAATGCCCTCAATGGCCTTGCGGTCGTTATGGTGAAACGGGGTGCTTGTGGCGGTTGCTTTAATGTAGTACCACCGCAGCGTCAGGCCGACATTAAAGACAAGAAGAAAATCATCGTTTGCGAACACTGCGGCCGGATTTTTGCCGATGTCGAAGGGGTGCCCGAACCAGCGCCAGTTGGCCGGGGTCGGTAG
- a CDS encoding tetratricopeptide repeat protein, whose protein sequence is MLIRPISVLTAALFLVSCCVHAQDFVWTPGLQRAYTDLQKLKLQSARQALVKESSQNGVRIFLDDYADMLTLVTSDDDRAYADMSDREDERLDALNALDENSPWQRVIQAEVRLHWAFVKLKFGKELSASWDVIRAYKLLATNQKKFPHFLPTYKSLGTLHIMVGSVPDNYVWVANLLGLHGNVQQGQQELQRAEQDPTFRLEAQLVSLMVKAYVLKFSEADGKDLQRLVSDNQDNLLLHFFGATIEQKNGHSEQALTYLLTRPTGSAYQAMPVIENILGDIYLQKGQNSMAINHFQQFLTAYKGQNFLKDSYYKLFLCHWLANSPDSKARLFLEKLITVGRTTVESDKAAQKFAEAYLKRGGSPNQKVLMRARLASDGGFTDSALAYLRPYGEAKFSLTAEKAEYNYRLGRIYQRRNDADAAIPYLNRALVLSESPDGSREQLSFGATAALQLGYIYQQKGDRVLARSLFQKALSFKHHEYKNSVDNKARAALSQLSQNT, encoded by the coding sequence ATGCTAATCAGACCAATTTCGGTACTAACAGCCGCCCTATTTTTAGTGTCCTGCTGCGTTCATGCGCAGGATTTCGTCTGGACACCAGGTCTGCAACGTGCCTATACGGATCTCCAAAAACTGAAGCTCCAGTCGGCCCGGCAGGCTTTAGTGAAAGAAAGTAGCCAGAACGGTGTCCGCATTTTTCTGGATGATTATGCAGATATGCTCACCCTTGTCACCTCCGACGATGACCGGGCCTATGCTGACATGAGCGACCGCGAAGATGAGCGACTGGATGCGCTTAATGCCTTAGATGAAAACTCGCCCTGGCAGCGTGTTATCCAGGCAGAAGTTCGGCTCCATTGGGCGTTTGTAAAATTGAAATTTGGTAAAGAACTCAGTGCGAGCTGGGATGTTATTCGGGCTTATAAGTTACTGGCTACCAACCAGAAAAAATTCCCCCATTTTTTACCGACCTATAAATCGCTTGGAACACTGCATATCATGGTTGGGTCAGTGCCGGATAATTACGTTTGGGTAGCCAACCTGCTTGGGTTGCATGGCAATGTTCAGCAGGGACAACAGGAGTTGCAGCGAGCCGAACAGGACCCCACCTTCAGGCTCGAAGCCCAGCTTGTTTCGCTGATGGTAAAGGCATACGTCCTGAAATTCTCGGAAGCGGATGGAAAGGATTTACAGCGGCTGGTAAGCGACAATCAGGATAATCTGCTTTTGCATTTTTTCGGGGCAACTATCGAGCAGAAGAATGGCCATAGCGAGCAGGCGCTCACTTATTTACTGACACGCCCTACTGGGTCAGCCTATCAGGCAATGCCAGTCATCGAAAATATTTTAGGCGACATTTACCTGCAAAAGGGACAGAATTCAATGGCTATCAATCACTTCCAGCAATTTCTGACTGCGTATAAAGGACAGAATTTTTTGAAGGATTCATATTATAAGTTATTTCTCTGCCACTGGCTGGCCAATTCGCCTGATAGTAAAGCAAGGTTATTTCTGGAAAAACTGATAACCGTTGGCCGAACGACAGTTGAATCGGATAAGGCCGCGCAGAAATTCGCCGAAGCGTATCTGAAGCGGGGCGGATCGCCCAATCAGAAAGTATTGATGCGAGCCCGGCTTGCCTCCGATGGTGGTTTTACGGATAGTGCGCTGGCTTATCTTCGTCCTTACGGTGAAGCAAAATTTTCATTGACGGCCGAGAAAGCCGAATATAATTACCGCCTTGGTCGTATCTATCAGCGCCGGAACGATGCCGATGCGGCCATTCCTTATCTTAACCGGGCTTTAGTTCTTAGTGAATCCCCCGATGGTAGCCGGGAGCAGTTATCCTTCGGTGCAACGGCGGCTCTACAATTAGGGTATATCTACCAACAGAAGGGCGATCGTGTTCTGGCGCGGTCATTATTCCAGAAAGCACTTAGTTTCAAGCACCACGAGTATAAAAACAGTGTCGACAATAAAGCACGAGCGGCTCTAAGTCAATTGTCACAAAACACTTAG
- a CDS encoding RNA polymerase sigma factor: protein MERFTAATYRDLSPQELWQRFKAGDERALGELAREHYPGLYNYGLRLTTDSELVWDTIQDLFLELWDHRETVGNAVFVKTYLLKALRYKLLKSRAHQSPIQIDDSDKSGPFSVSIEDEIIDQEVHTEQARLLHQLMASLTKRQQEVLYLRFYQNLDNHEIAQIMGMERQSVANLLHRTFKELRSHWSPDLLLSLLLLILPKR from the coding sequence TTGGAACGTTTTACAGCAGCCACTTATCGGGATTTATCTCCTCAGGAGCTATGGCAACGCTTCAAAGCTGGAGACGAACGGGCTTTAGGAGAGTTGGCCAGGGAGCATTATCCTGGATTGTATAACTATGGCCTGCGTTTAACGACCGACTCCGAACTGGTTTGGGACACGATTCAGGATCTTTTTCTGGAATTATGGGATCACCGGGAAACGGTCGGAAATGCCGTTTTCGTTAAAACGTATCTGCTTAAAGCGCTCCGCTATAAATTATTAAAGTCTCGGGCACATCAATCCCCGATCCAGATTGATGATTCAGACAAGTCTGGCCCCTTCTCGGTATCGATTGAAGACGAAATAATTGATCAGGAAGTGCATACGGAGCAGGCCCGGTTATTGCATCAATTGATGGCTAGTCTCACCAAGCGTCAGCAGGAAGTGCTTTATCTACGATTCTATCAGAACCTGGATAATCACGAAATTGCCCAGATTATGGGCATGGAACGGCAGAGCGTAGCTAACCTCCTTCATCGGACCTTTAAAGAACTCAGAAGCCACTGGTCTCCTGATTTGCTCCTTTCGCTTTTGCTGCTAATCCTCCCCAAACGGTAA
- a CDS encoding FecR family protein, producing MNYKIYNAEDFLFDESFRQWVGGTSPQATVFWEQWLIENPDRADVVRQAQELVRALTSEYRDNATEDRIDSELSQLMQRAAERRDADVETPVRSIWQQSWWRWAAAASILVTVGLGIWLYRYTNEHAQPAPYAHLTKAAGILLLEKVNDSDRVVNVVLGDGSVVTLRPKSRLSYPKQFGANNRTVYLNGEAFFDVVKNPTKPFLIYANQTVTKVLGTSFLVRAFESEKAVVVTVRTGRVSVYKQQDFEKAQRSGLRQIQGVILTPNQQMTYNLADNQLMKALVEKPKALMPETISREQIFEDAPVAKVFSTIEHTYGVKLLYNEDDLSACLVNLTFSNESLLERLDVVCQTIGATYEVLDGQIVITSKGCK from the coding sequence ATGAACTACAAGATTTACAACGCTGAAGATTTTCTGTTCGACGAGTCATTTCGCCAATGGGTAGGTGGAACATCTCCCCAGGCTACCGTATTCTGGGAACAATGGCTGATAGAAAATCCGGATCGGGCCGATGTAGTCAGGCAGGCGCAGGAACTTGTACGTGCCTTAACCAGTGAATACCGCGATAATGCAACGGAAGACCGTATCGATAGCGAGCTAAGCCAGTTGATGCAACGGGCCGCCGAGCGTCGGGATGCTGACGTAGAAACACCCGTGCGATCGATCTGGCAACAATCCTGGTGGCGGTGGGCAGCAGCCGCTTCTATTCTCGTTACGGTTGGGTTAGGGATCTGGCTGTATCGGTACACGAATGAGCATGCTCAACCGGCACCTTACGCCCACTTGACAAAGGCAGCGGGCATTCTGCTCCTGGAAAAAGTAAATGACAGCGATCGGGTTGTCAATGTCGTACTTGGCGATGGTAGTGTTGTAACTCTCCGGCCAAAGAGCCGTTTAAGTTATCCAAAACAGTTCGGAGCAAACAACAGAACGGTTTACCTGAACGGGGAAGCTTTTTTCGACGTGGTCAAAAATCCTACTAAACCGTTTCTGATCTACGCCAACCAAACAGTCACTAAAGTACTGGGAACGAGCTTTTTGGTACGGGCTTTTGAAAGCGAAAAAGCCGTTGTCGTAACCGTAAGAACTGGGCGGGTATCGGTTTATAAGCAACAGGATTTTGAGAAAGCACAGCGGTCCGGTCTGCGACAGATTCAGGGCGTCATCCTGACTCCAAATCAACAAATGACGTACAATCTGGCCGATAACCAGCTGATGAAGGCACTGGTTGAGAAACCCAAAGCATTGATGCCCGAAACGATTAGCCGCGAGCAGATCTTTGAGGATGCTCCGGTCGCTAAAGTCTTTTCAACCATCGAGCATACCTACGGTGTGAAGCTTCTTTACAATGAAGATGACCTGTCAGCCTGTCTGGTGAATCTTACGTTTTCGAATGAAAGCCTGCTTGAACGACTCGATGTCGTTTGTCAGACCATTGGCGCTACGTATGAGGTGCTGGATGGGCAGATTGTCATCACCAGTAAAGGCTGTAAGTAA
- a CDS encoding TonB-dependent receptor, translating to MKELRQPLSLLRRLMKFTVYQLLIAAMVAGLAAARPVEAQQVMDQRITLRADNLTMKSVLNQLGRQADVRFAYRSALKQLNSHVSLNATNQRLGEILDQLLKPLEVTYYVKGRQIILNQEPAAPKAPEESTRTNDEAFNDRSLSGTVTDEAGVGLPGVSVVVKGTQRGTTTDATGQFRMTLLTGDDVLVFSFVGYLSQEVTVGNQTAVTVRLATDTKNLSEVVVVGYGTQKRSDLTGSISSVKAEDVKNLPVRSINEALQGRAAGVQVTRNDGSPGASSDIVIRGVGSIGGMSPLYIVDGIRMSAGNNFNLQDVESIEILKDASAAAIYGAQAAGGVVLVTTKRGSGTDRMKINFNAYYGVRQPRNLYKMLNTADYITAKKAFGVSTTGWGDPTTLPDNDWVKDLYTNGSDQSYSLSLSGATAKTNYYLSANYQREGGTLIDNWFDRYGLRSNADFKINKKLKVGETLYAWKTGNNPVQTSTFPFRSAPVVPIYDPTNSAYGGWAKTGTFFTGPNLVGQEYQNHMLNEQYALEGNIYAEWEILSGLSLRSTFGASIYNVKNYKFTEAYDYGTVANHNAFLSRDVNNQRNLTANFVLTYGKTIGQNDFKILAGYEAYKSDLSSLHGEAQSFPYVTYNLGLTSNPSSYVASGGEFPQTRLLSQFGRVNYTYANKYLLTATVRRDGSDRFGPANKFGVFPSASIGWKLNEEAFIQENLSYVSNLKLRASYGKLGSTSSIPQYTYQNSYGGTNAITSMGLPDGSRFKGYALTAQLANQDIKWESVLQTDIGLDIGLLKNALNITVDWYSRQTNDMIYQVPVPMSTGFGSSTVYTNIGQMSNKGLELAIDYRGKKGDFTYGITANAAFNSNLVKKLDGTNNNPINDGPAGDYLESVVSRTQAGQPLGQFYGYKTDGIFQSDAEVAALNQKAQEAAASAGGTAAGVYYQAAATGAGDLKFKDINGDGKITTADKTFIGNPWPKMTYGFTLSMGWKGLDFSALFQGIAGVDVFNANKYYTSIFVGDYNTTRDIFNTSFFNGNGLTNLPRVGYTDPSGNYVRDPNANYTRISDFAVENGAFLKLRNVQIGYTLPASLMKQWKMSGLRVYVQGQNLLTFTKYSGLDPEVLGRSSGSNAATTGRGIDTIYSYPRTSLVSVGVDVNF from the coding sequence ATGAAAGAACTTCGACAACCGCTTAGCCTGTTGCGTAGACTTATGAAATTTACTGTCTATCAGTTACTAATAGCGGCTATGGTAGCCGGTCTGGCTGCGGCCCGCCCGGTTGAGGCACAGCAAGTCATGGATCAGCGCATTACACTCCGCGCCGATAACCTGACGATGAAATCTGTGCTCAATCAATTGGGACGCCAGGCCGACGTACGTTTTGCCTACCGATCAGCTCTTAAGCAGTTGAATAGTCACGTTTCACTAAACGCTACCAACCAGCGATTGGGTGAAATTCTCGATCAGTTACTAAAACCGCTCGAGGTCACGTATTACGTTAAAGGGCGGCAGATTATCCTGAATCAGGAACCAGCAGCCCCAAAAGCGCCCGAAGAGTCCACTCGAACAAACGATGAGGCTTTCAATGATCGTTCCCTATCAGGAACGGTTACTGATGAAGCTGGCGTCGGCTTACCAGGTGTAAGTGTGGTTGTAAAAGGAACCCAGCGCGGTACAACCACGGATGCCACGGGCCAGTTTCGGATGACGCTACTCACTGGCGACGATGTTCTGGTTTTTAGTTTTGTTGGGTACCTGTCGCAGGAGGTTACGGTAGGAAATCAGACGGCCGTAACTGTCAGACTGGCCACCGACACCAAAAACCTTAGCGAGGTCGTCGTCGTTGGTTACGGCACACAAAAACGGTCAGATTTAACGGGTTCCATCTCCTCCGTAAAAGCGGAAGATGTAAAAAACCTGCCGGTTCGGAGTATAAACGAAGCCCTGCAAGGTCGGGCTGCGGGTGTTCAGGTAACCCGGAACGACGGGTCGCCAGGGGCTAGCTCCGACATTGTCATCCGGGGCGTGGGCTCCATTGGTGGTATGTCTCCCCTCTATATCGTGGATGGGATTCGTATGTCGGCCGGCAATAACTTCAACTTACAGGATGTCGAATCGATTGAGATTCTGAAAGATGCCAGTGCTGCCGCCATTTATGGGGCTCAGGCAGCTGGCGGGGTCGTACTGGTAACCACCAAGCGGGGGAGCGGTACCGACCGAATGAAAATCAATTTCAATGCCTATTACGGCGTTCGGCAACCCCGAAACCTGTATAAAATGCTGAACACGGCCGACTACATTACGGCCAAGAAAGCGTTCGGCGTGAGTACCACCGGCTGGGGCGATCCAACTACTTTGCCCGATAACGACTGGGTGAAAGATCTGTATACGAACGGCTCCGACCAGAGCTATTCGCTCTCCTTATCTGGAGCTACGGCCAAAACCAATTACTATTTGTCGGCTAACTACCAGCGCGAAGGAGGAACCCTGATCGACAACTGGTTTGATCGGTATGGGCTTCGTTCCAATGCAGATTTCAAGATCAATAAAAAATTGAAGGTTGGCGAAACCCTGTATGCCTGGAAAACAGGAAATAACCCGGTTCAAACAAGCACGTTTCCGTTCCGTTCAGCGCCTGTTGTTCCCATTTATGATCCTACCAACTCAGCCTATGGTGGCTGGGCCAAAACCGGTACGTTTTTTACCGGGCCCAATCTCGTCGGACAGGAATACCAGAACCACATGCTGAATGAACAATACGCACTGGAAGGTAATATCTATGCTGAATGGGAAATTCTTAGCGGGCTCAGCCTTCGCTCCACATTTGGTGCCTCGATCTATAACGTAAAGAATTACAAATTCACGGAGGCCTACGACTACGGCACAGTGGCGAATCATAATGCATTCCTGAGTCGCGACGTCAATAATCAGCGGAACCTAACGGCCAACTTTGTGCTGACCTACGGCAAAACGATTGGTCAGAACGATTTCAAAATACTGGCCGGATACGAAGCCTACAAATCAGACCTGAGTTCGTTGCATGGTGAGGCTCAGAGCTTTCCCTACGTTACATATAACCTGGGTCTGACCTCTAATCCCAGCAGCTACGTAGCCAGCGGTGGTGAATTCCCCCAGACTCGTTTGCTGTCCCAGTTTGGACGGGTCAATTACACCTACGCCAACAAATATCTGCTGACGGCTACGGTTCGCCGGGATGGTTCTGACCGATTCGGCCCCGCCAACAAATTCGGCGTTTTCCCCTCGGCCTCCATTGGCTGGAAACTAAACGAAGAAGCGTTTATTCAGGAGAATCTGAGCTACGTTTCGAACTTAAAACTTCGTGCCAGCTACGGAAAACTGGGAAGTACCAGTAGCATTCCTCAGTATACCTACCAGAACTCATACGGCGGCACGAATGCCATTACCAGCATGGGTCTGCCCGATGGCTCCCGTTTTAAGGGATACGCCCTGACTGCTCAGTTGGCCAATCAGGATATCAAATGGGAATCTGTGCTTCAAACCGACATCGGTCTGGATATTGGCCTGTTGAAAAATGCCCTGAATATCACCGTCGATTGGTACAGTCGCCAGACTAACGATATGATTTATCAGGTTCCTGTGCCTATGTCTACCGGTTTTGGCAGCTCGACAGTTTACACCAACATCGGTCAGATGAGTAACAAAGGTCTTGAACTGGCTATCGATTACCGGGGCAAAAAGGGCGACTTCACCTATGGCATTACCGCCAATGCCGCGTTTAACAGCAACCTGGTAAAAAAACTGGACGGCACGAACAACAATCCAATTAACGACGGCCCGGCCGGTGATTATCTGGAGAGTGTGGTTTCCCGCACGCAGGCCGGTCAGCCGCTGGGACAGTTTTACGGCTATAAAACGGATGGAATTTTCCAGAGTGATGCTGAGGTAGCCGCTCTGAACCAAAAGGCGCAGGAAGCGGCTGCTTCTGCCGGTGGAACGGCAGCTGGGGTTTACTACCAGGCCGCTGCTACAGGGGCGGGTGATCTGAAATTCAAAGACATAAACGGAGACGGAAAAATTACCACCGCCGATAAAACCTTCATTGGTAATCCGTGGCCGAAAATGACGTACGGTTTTACGCTCAGTATGGGCTGGAAAGGGCTGGATTTTTCGGCCTTGTTTCAGGGAATTGCCGGGGTCGATGTTTTCAATGCCAACAAATACTATACGTCGATTTTTGTGGGTGATTACAACACGACCAGGGACATTTTCAACACCTCCTTTTTCAACGGCAACGGACTCACCAACCTGCCTCGGGTAGGCTATACGGATCCGTCCGGAAACTACGTCCGTGACCCCAATGCCAACTACACCCGGATCTCGGATTTTGCTGTCGAAAACGGAGCTTTCCTCAAACTGCGTAATGTTCAGATTGGCTATACTCTACCGGCTTCGCTGATGAAACAGTGGAAAATGTCAGGGCTCCGGGTGTATGTGCAGGGGCAAAACCTGCTGACCTTCACCAAGTATTCAGGGCTTGACCCGGAAGTACTGGGGCGTAGTAGTGGTTCTAATGCAGCCACCACCGGACGGGGCATCGATACGATTTACTCTTATCCTCGTACCTCACTTGTTTCCGTAGGCGTCGATGTCAATTTCTAA